One genomic window of Chloroflexota bacterium includes the following:
- a CDS encoding aminoglycoside phosphotransferase family protein produces MTIAWPFTTAELTAALRRYLADASLRVLQISEEPIEVRHALGLIRGVGLDVVRADHEEHYSYILKEPQATRLGLAGAGRREVGLYRSLTSQLTLTVPELVASDSNGAWLILEPYPTEVPPEHWTADHYRQAVIDLARLHDRFWNLGEDLQAYAWLGRPLTGDFAVYVMAAAQAMEIIIERGAPTAITDSLRFATTLARLISEAEIVSRFLQSATHTLLHGDYWPGNISIDEDGRHVVYDWQMVSVGPGVMDLLVLINNSRMLLPPLPVEPAELVELYRREIAARTGKTWTQVEWEFLWDFSMMWRFVQEWLSLLAQPTQQPIHNYLLEQIWLEPLDRAVYRWMKYLQN; encoded by the coding sequence GTGACCATCGCCTGGCCTTTCACAACCGCTGAACTCACCGCCGCCCTCCGCCGCTATCTGGCCGATGCCAGTCTGCGCGTGTTGCAGATCAGCGAAGAGCCAATTGAAGTCCGGCACGCGCTAGGCCTGATTCGTGGCGTGGGCCTGGACGTGGTGCGGGCCGATCATGAGGAGCATTACTCGTACATACTCAAAGAGCCGCAAGCCACCCGGCTGGGCCTGGCCGGGGCGGGGCGGCGTGAGGTGGGGTTGTACCGCTCGCTCACCTCGCAATTGACGCTTACCGTTCCAGAGCTGGTGGCCAGCGACTCCAACGGCGCCTGGCTCATATTGGAACCTTACCCGACCGAAGTTCCGCCCGAACACTGGACGGCTGACCACTACCGGCAAGCCGTCATTGACCTGGCGAGATTGCATGACCGCTTCTGGAATCTGGGCGAGGATTTACAAGCTTATGCCTGGCTGGGGCGGCCTCTCACGGGAGACTTTGCTGTGTATGTGATGGCGGCGGCCCAGGCCATGGAGATCATCATTGAGCGTGGCGCGCCGACGGCCATCACCGACTCGTTGCGGTTCGCCACCACCCTGGCCCGCCTGATCTCTGAAGCTGAAATCGTCTCGCGGTTTCTGCAAAGCGCCACGCACACCCTTTTGCATGGCGACTACTGGCCGGGCAACATTTCCATTGACGAAGACGGGCGGCACGTGGTTTATGATTGGCAAATGGTCAGTGTGGGGCCGGGCGTCATGGATCTGCTGGTGCTGATCAACAACAGCCGCATGTTGCTCCCGCCACTGCCGGTTGAGCCGGCTGAACTTGTCGAGTTGTACCGGCGCGAAATTGCGGCCCGCACTGGCAAGACATGGACTCAAGTTGAATGGGAGTTCCTGTGGGACTTTTCGATGATGTGGCGTTTTGTGCAGGAGTGGCTCAGCCTGCTGGCCCAGCCGACCCAACAACCCATTCACAATTACCTGCTGGAGCAAATCTGGCTTGAACCGCTGGATCGGGCCGTCTATCGTTGGATGAAGTATCTGCAAAACTAA
- a CDS encoding transcriptional regulator, translating into MSDELNITPQDRADFGAARLKAFFRDILAFLRGQRNDLLSYNDMREKLKIGGPIYRGVKTVLVSQIAGSVNRYRDFDRAFLPTQTHTAERWQKINRAFYQDVSLPPVLLYKVGDVYFVLDGNHRVSVAREKGQEFIEAEVRECSVRVPITPDLQPDDLEILGEKVAFLERTGFDKLKPGADIALTILGGYERLLEHIAVHKYYMGLEFQRDISDDEAVVHWYDTVCLPLINAIRQAEVLDRFPARTEADLYLWVIDHQHYLREHEPEITPQDAAQDYAEKFGE; encoded by the coding sequence ATGAGCGACGAGCTAAACATCACGCCGCAGGATCGCGCTGACTTTGGCGCGGCCCGGCTCAAAGCGTTCTTTCGCGACATCCTGGCGTTTTTGCGCGGCCAACGCAACGATCTGCTCTCATACAACGACATGCGCGAGAAATTGAAGATCGGCGGGCCAATCTATCGTGGGGTGAAGACGGTGCTTGTCAGCCAGATCGCGGGCAGCGTCAACCGCTACCGGGACTTTGATCGCGCCTTCCTGCCCACCCAAACCCACACCGCCGAACGCTGGCAGAAGATCAACCGGGCCTTTTATCAGGACGTGAGCTTGCCGCCGGTCCTGCTTTACAAAGTGGGCGACGTTTATTTTGTGCTGGACGGCAACCACCGGGTGTCGGTGGCCCGTGAGAAAGGCCAGGAATTCATCGAAGCCGAAGTCCGCGAGTGCTCGGTGCGAGTCCCCATCACGCCCGATCTGCAACCGGACGATCTGGAAATACTGGGTGAGAAGGTGGCGTTTCTGGAGCGCACCGGCTTCGACAAGCTCAAACCGGGCGCGGACATTGCCCTGACGATTTTGGGCGGCTACGAGCGCCTGCTGGAGCATATTGCCGTTCACAAGTATTACATGGGCCTGGAATTTCAGCGCGACATTAGCGACGACGAGGCGGTGGTTCATTGGTATGATACAGTGTGCCTGCCGCTCATCAACGCCATCCGTCAAGCTGAAGTGTTGGACAGGTTCCCGGCGCGCACTGAAGCTGACTTGTATTTGTGGGTGATCGATCACCAGCATTATCTGCGCGAACACGAGCCGGAGATCACGCCTCAGGACGCCGCCCAAGACTACGCCGAGAAGTTTGGCGAATAA
- a CDS encoding metallophosphoesterase, whose translation MKILALSDEVVDFIYSADVKKRFGDVDLVLGCGDLPFYYLEFVVTILNKPLYFVPGNHDARSQFLSDGRIVNHAEGCVNLDGRLVEEDSLLLAGLGGSIRYRPDGIHQYSQNEMRARVASLTPSLWFNRFRHGRFLDILISHSPPLGIHDGGDLAHTGFAALVDFIKVFQPRFLLHGHSHVYRQTDITRTQLGRTEILNVYPYRLIEWEPGL comes from the coding sequence ATGAAGATTCTGGCCCTCAGCGATGAAGTGGTGGACTTCATCTACAGCGCCGATGTCAAAAAACGTTTTGGCGACGTTGACCTGGTGCTGGGCTGTGGCGACTTGCCGTTTTATTACCTTGAGTTTGTGGTGACGATCTTGAACAAGCCTCTGTACTTCGTGCCGGGCAATCACGACGCCCGCAGCCAGTTTCTTTCGGATGGCCGGATCGTGAATCACGCCGAAGGATGCGTGAACCTGGATGGCCGGTTGGTCGAGGAAGACAGCTTGTTGTTGGCTGGATTGGGCGGCAGTATTCGCTACCGGCCCGACGGCATTCATCAATATTCGCAAAACGAAATGAGGGCCAGAGTCGCCTCGTTGACGCCGTCTCTGTGGTTCAACCGCTTTCGTCATGGACGTTTTCTCGACATTCTTATCAGCCACTCGCCGCCGTTGGGGATTCACGATGGTGGCGACCTGGCCCACACCGGCTTTGCCGCCCTAGTGGACTTTATCAAAGTCTTTCAGCCACGCTTTCTCCTGCACGGCCACTCGCACGTCTACCGCCAGACCGACATCACCCGCACCCAGCTTGGCCGAACCGAAATCTTGAACGTTTATCCTTATCGGTTGATTGAGTGGGAGCCTGGCCTATGA
- a CDS encoding nucleotide pyrophosphohydrolase produces MHRFVAAKGWYEPNSPRPQTPRNLAASLAIEAAEVLEHFQWDGPAVDKTELAGELADVALYLLQLASVNGIDLEQAILEKLKVNYGRKWE; encoded by the coding sequence ATGCACCGCTTTGTGGCGGCCAAAGGCTGGTACGAGCCAAACAGCCCGCGCCCGCAAACGCCCCGCAACCTGGCCGCCTCGCTGGCCATCGAAGCCGCCGAAGTGCTGGAGCATTTTCAGTGGGACGGGCCGGCGGTGGACAAGACAGAACTGGCTGGCGAACTGGCCGACGTGGCCTTGTATCTATTGCAGTTAGCCAGCGTCAACGGCATTGACCTGGAACAGGCGATTCTTGAAAAGCTGAAAGTGAACTATGGCCGCAAATGGGAATGA
- a CDS encoding M2 family metallopeptidase — MSPQAEQFIEEVTAAWRRLEAGRNQAEWEVATTGAPEATERLAQAEVALKRYFANPERFATAKALVESGSPDPVIARQLKLIYLEGIKSQGDDASVRRLAELEAKLNDAFSNFRAEYKGRKVSDNEIDDVLANSKSPDDAREAWEASKRIGPLAAGTIREAARLRNQMAQALGYRDHFVKALAVEEIEETELLALFDRLDKATATPFAAVKAEIDSRRAGWFGLAVSELQPWHFGDRFFQAAPKLGDVDMDEFFADKDVVELALHTYDSLNMNTREILARSDLYAREGKNQHAFCIDMNRDGDVRTLNNLQPNRRWADPLLHERGHAVYNATLDFAQPWILRKYPHLLSTEAIALMMGDLTYDQKWLTGALGLPSETAAQLSTQFRAQERFAKLIFTRWVLVMTNFERALYANPDDDLETIWWNLVEKYQLLRRPAGRATPDWATKIHIATAPVYYHNYELGYLTSAQLLKILDREAGGLAGRPEAGQWLIEKWFRPGAKEDWAGHIRAATGEPLNPDYFVQALL, encoded by the coding sequence ATGTCCCCGCAAGCTGAACAATTTATCGAAGAAGTCACCGCCGCCTGGCGGCGGCTGGAAGCAGGCCGCAACCAGGCCGAGTGGGAAGTGGCGACGACCGGCGCGCCCGAAGCCACCGAGCGCCTGGCCCAGGCCGAAGTGGCCCTCAAACGTTACTTCGCCAACCCGGAACGCTTCGCCACCGCCAAAGCTCTGGTTGAGTCCGGTTCACCTGATCCGGTCATCGCCCGCCAGCTAAAACTTATTTATCTGGAAGGCATCAAGAGTCAGGGCGACGACGCCAGCGTCCGGCGGTTGGCCGAACTTGAAGCCAAACTCAACGACGCCTTCTCCAACTTCCGCGCCGAGTATAAAGGCAGGAAGGTGAGCGACAACGAGATTGACGATGTGCTGGCGAATAGCAAATCGCCCGACGACGCGCGCGAGGCCTGGGAGGCCAGCAAGCGCATCGGCCCGCTCGCGGCCGGCACAATTCGGGAAGCCGCCCGGCTTCGCAACCAAATGGCGCAGGCGCTCGGCTACCGCGATCACTTCGTGAAGGCGCTGGCCGTCGAAGAGATCGAAGAGACCGAATTGCTGGCCCTCTTCGATAGACTCGACAAAGCCACCGCCACCCCGTTTGCCGCCGTCAAAGCCGAGATTGATTCCCGCCGGGCGGGGTGGTTCGGTTTGGCCGTCTCTGAACTTCAACCCTGGCACTTCGGCGACCGCTTCTTCCAGGCCGCGCCCAAACTCGGCGACGTGGACATGGACGAGTTCTTCGCCGACAAAGATGTGGTTGAATTGGCGCTTCACACCTACGACAGCCTGAACATGAACACTCGCGAAATTCTGGCCCGCAGCGATCTCTATGCCCGTGAGGGCAAGAACCAGCACGCCTTTTGCATTGACATGAATCGCGACGGCGACGTGCGCACCCTCAACAACCTTCAGCCCAACCGGCGCTGGGCCGACCCCCTCCTGCACGAACGCGGCCACGCCGTCTACAACGCCACCCTGGACTTTGCCCAACCCTGGATCCTCCGCAAGTACCCGCACCTGCTTTCCACTGAGGCCATTGCCTTGATGATGGGCGACCTGACCTACGATCAGAAATGGTTGACCGGTGCCCTCGGCCTCCCATCCGAAACGGCGGCCCAACTCTCAACCCAATTCCGGGCGCAGGAACGGTTTGCCAAACTCATCTTCACCCGCTGGGTGCTGGTGATGACGAACTTTGAGCGGGCGCTGTACGCCAATCCTGATGATGATCTCGAAACGATCTGGTGGAACCTGGTGGAGAAGTATCAACTGCTCCGGCGGCCCGCTGGCCGGGCAACGCCGGACTGGGCGACGAAGATTCACATCGCCACCGCGCCGGTGTATTATCACAACTACGAACTGGGCTACCTGACTTCGGCTCAACTGTTGAAAATATTGGATCGCGAAGCGGGCGGGCTGGCCGGGCGGCCCGAAGCCGGCCAGTGGCTCATCGAAAAATGGTTCCGCCCCGGCGCGAAAGAGGACTGGGCCGGCCACATCCGCGCCGCCACCGGCGAACCGCTCAACCCGGACTACTTTGTGCAAGCCTTGTTATAA